Proteins from a genomic interval of Kitasatospora herbaricolor:
- a CDS encoding MFS transporter produces the protein MPLLNKTRARSEAPYQSPSKRSAWSPARLALTAFFAMDGFLFAAWVVRIPDIRGQVSATHSALGLALLCLSAGAVATMPVVGRLCVRYGSKPVTIASVALLSLAVPLPAHTHSVLSLGAVLLLFGAGYGAANVAMNSAAVDLVRELRRPVMPSFHAGYSLGGLLGAGIGGLLAGTLSTTWALALSGALGLAVTAAAGAALLRGPATDPAQAPSARRTAEAAARTAGKSPAGPAPGVARSVRLLVVLLGLTALLDAYGEGAIADWATLHLTDDVHATAGLAAAGYAAFAFAMTAGRVGGTWLSIRIGQTRLIAIGGLTACAGMLVVALAPSVAAALAGLVLVGLGLANIFPLAIAQAGAAGGPRGVATASTLGYAGMLIGPPVIGFLADAVGLPLALTTVAGAAALAGLLPFAVRSRRPAAASH, from the coding sequence GTGCCGCTCCTAAACAAAACCCGCGCCCGTTCGGAAGCCCCCTACCAGTCTCCCAGCAAGCGGAGCGCCTGGTCGCCCGCCCGACTCGCCCTCACCGCCTTCTTCGCCATGGACGGCTTCCTGTTCGCCGCCTGGGTCGTCCGGATCCCGGACATCCGCGGCCAGGTCAGCGCCACGCACAGTGCCCTCGGGCTCGCCCTGCTCTGCCTCTCCGCGGGCGCCGTGGCCACCATGCCGGTGGTCGGACGGCTCTGCGTCCGGTACGGCTCCAAGCCGGTGACGATCGCCTCGGTCGCCCTGCTCAGCCTCGCCGTCCCGCTGCCGGCGCACACCCACTCGGTGCTCTCGCTCGGCGCCGTCCTGCTGCTCTTCGGGGCCGGCTACGGCGCCGCGAACGTCGCGATGAACAGCGCCGCCGTCGACCTGGTCCGCGAGCTCAGACGCCCGGTCATGCCGAGCTTCCACGCCGGCTACAGCCTCGGCGGGCTGCTCGGCGCGGGCATCGGCGGGCTGCTCGCCGGCACCCTGAGCACCACCTGGGCACTGGCGCTGAGCGGCGCCCTCGGCCTCGCCGTCACCGCCGCCGCCGGCGCCGCCCTGCTGCGCGGTCCGGCCACCGACCCGGCGCAGGCGCCGAGTGCCCGGCGTACCGCCGAGGCCGCCGCCCGGACCGCCGGGAAGAGCCCCGCCGGGCCGGCCCCGGGCGTCGCCCGGTCGGTCCGTCTGCTGGTCGTCCTGCTCGGCCTCACCGCCCTGCTCGACGCGTACGGCGAGGGCGCGATCGCCGACTGGGCCACCCTGCACCTCACCGACGACGTGCACGCGACGGCGGGCCTGGCCGCCGCCGGCTACGCGGCCTTCGCCTTCGCCATGACGGCCGGCCGGGTCGGCGGCACCTGGCTCTCCATCAGGATCGGCCAGACCAGGCTCATCGCGATCGGCGGGCTCACCGCCTGCGCCGGCATGCTGGTGGTGGCGCTGGCACCGTCGGTGGCGGCCGCCCTCGCCGGGCTGGTGCTGGTCGGCCTCGGGCTCGCCAACATCTTCCCGCTGGCGATCGCCCAGGCGGGCGCGGCGGGCGGTCCGCGGGGCGTGGCCACCGCCTCCACGCTCGGCTACGCGGGCATGCTGATCGGCCCGCCGGTGATCGGCTTCCTGGCCGACGCCGTCGGCCTCCCGCTGGCCCTCACCACGGTGGCCGGCGCGGCCGCCCTGGCCGGCCTGCTCCCGTTCGCGGTGCGCTCCCGGCGACCGGCGGCCGCGAGCCACTGA
- a CDS encoding HutD/Ves family protein has translation MAVRVLRAAGRPATAWLNGGGVTREVAGAPGGSGLADFDWRVSLADVGQGGPFSVFPGVDRVITLVDGAGMALSVAGTEHVLAQPYRPFAFPGDAETGCRLLGGPVVDFNVMTRRGRATAEVAVADRERAVEVPAGTSVLLVCLDGGAELDAAGLRLGRFDAALLDSPGRELLRVDGVTAVVTLRPAG, from the coding sequence ATGGCGGTACGAGTACTGCGGGCGGCCGGGCGGCCCGCGACGGCCTGGCTCAACGGCGGCGGCGTCACCCGCGAGGTCGCGGGCGCTCCTGGGGGCTCCGGACTGGCCGACTTCGACTGGCGGGTGAGCCTCGCGGACGTCGGGCAGGGCGGCCCGTTCTCGGTCTTCCCCGGCGTCGACCGGGTGATCACCCTGGTGGACGGCGCCGGTATGGCCCTCAGCGTGGCGGGCACCGAGCACGTCCTCGCGCAGCCGTACCGGCCGTTCGCCTTCCCCGGCGACGCCGAGACCGGGTGCCGGCTGCTGGGCGGCCCGGTCGTCGACTTCAACGTGATGACCCGGCGCGGCCGCGCGACCGCCGAGGTCGCCGTCGCCGACCGGGAGCGTGCGGTGGAGGTGCCGGCGGGCACCTCGGTGCTGCTGGTCTGCCTCGACGGCGGCGCCGAACTGGACGCGGCCGGCCTGCGGCTCGGTCGCTTCGACGCCGCGCTGCTCGACTCCCCCGGCCGCGAGCTGCTGCGGGTGGACGGCGTCACCGCCGTGGTCACCCTCCGCCCGGCCGGCTGA
- a CDS encoding ROK family protein, giving the protein MQHSPTSPKPAPDTSRRAAPDRGRTLLGPALTLIHTGQAPTRSALTKALDVTRATAGAVTGELEALGLITVDSRPAGGGRGRPSHRLAVDPAGPVVVAGQIHSDGFSVALAGLGGLLEPPVHRPLPAATDPVRMLRAVAQTGAELARGTGRRCLGAALALPNPVTEPDGTALAALHFAWPSGTPVADLYDVEVRRADHGPNAPAALPSFVANDANLGALAEYRHGAGRGARHLLLVSSGHRGVGGALVIDGKLHTGSAGLALEVGHLTVDPQGRLCQCGNRGCLNSETDPNALFAAAGLTPDPARPLLDQARELTRAAAHDPRARAAVDHVIDRLGLGLAGVANILNPDRVVLSGLHKDLWEADPDRLRAVVAERCLWGRSGRVPIVGAALEHGALVGAAELAWLPYLADPQAVTAD; this is encoded by the coding sequence GTGCAGCACTCACCCACAAGCCCGAAGCCAGCACCGGACACCAGCCGCCGGGCCGCGCCCGACCGCGGACGCACGCTGCTCGGCCCGGCGCTCACCCTCATCCACACCGGTCAGGCGCCCACCCGGTCCGCCCTGACCAAGGCCCTCGATGTGACCAGAGCCACCGCCGGCGCCGTCACCGGCGAACTGGAGGCGCTGGGGCTGATCACCGTCGACTCCCGCCCCGCCGGCGGCGGCCGCGGCCGGCCCTCGCACCGGCTCGCCGTCGACCCGGCCGGCCCCGTGGTGGTCGCCGGGCAGATCCACTCGGACGGATTCAGCGTCGCCCTCGCGGGGCTCGGCGGCCTGCTGGAGCCACCCGTGCACCGGCCGCTGCCGGCCGCCACCGACCCCGTCCGGATGCTGCGCGCGGTCGCCCAGACCGGCGCCGAACTCGCCCGCGGCACCGGCCGCCGCTGCCTGGGAGCCGCCCTCGCGCTGCCCAACCCCGTCACCGAACCGGACGGCACCGCGCTCGCCGCCCTGCACTTCGCCTGGCCCAGCGGCACTCCCGTCGCCGACCTCTACGACGTGGAGGTGCGGCGTGCCGACCACGGCCCGAACGCGCCGGCCGCGCTGCCCAGCTTCGTCGCCAACGACGCCAACCTCGGCGCGCTGGCCGAGTACCGGCACGGCGCCGGTCGGGGGGCCCGGCACCTGCTGCTGGTCAGCTCCGGGCACCGGGGCGTCGGCGGCGCGCTGGTCATCGACGGCAAGCTGCACACCGGCAGCGCCGGGCTCGCCCTGGAGGTCGGCCACCTGACGGTGGACCCGCAGGGCCGGCTCTGCCAGTGCGGGAACCGCGGCTGCCTCAACTCCGAGACCGACCCCAACGCCCTGTTCGCAGCCGCCGGGCTCACTCCCGACCCGGCCCGCCCGCTGCTCGACCAGGCCCGCGAACTGACCCGGGCCGCCGCCCACGACCCCCGCGCCCGCGCGGCAGTGGACCACGTCATCGACCGGCTCGGTCTGGGCCTGGCCGGGGTCGCGAACATCCTCAACCCCGACCGGGTGGTGCTCAGCGGCCTCCACAAGGACCTCTGGGAGGCCGACCCGGACCGCCTGCGGGCCGTGGTCGCCGAGCGGTGCCTGTGGGGCCGCAGCGGCCGGGTGCCGATCGTCGGCGCCGCGCTGGAGCACGGCGCCCTGGTCGGCGCGGCCGAACTCGCGTGGCTGCCCTACCTGGCCGACCCGCAGGCGGTGACGGCCGACTGA
- a CDS encoding carbohydrate-binding protein produces the protein MDASSSVSRYTPFLLPPRSRAIVTGLRPPPSSDHAGFTGSGFVGGFTDGNRGGASTAFAVQSAVAGAGSVRIRYANGTGSAMTLSLSVNGVKVRQVSLPATANWDTWGTSEQAVTFAAGANTVALSFSTADSGNVNLDNITVTTPTAPTTPPTTTPPTTTPPTTTPPTTTPPTTTPPAGSPTHQAEDAFFSGGPSLATAATGSTGTGYLTGFTAQGARVVFSVDTPAATTYPVVVRYRTAGTAAASITLGANGLKVRQVALPATAGAWSTATVDAPLRAGLNTVTLRTEAGDGGSPDLDGISVTGSAANAARGATVPYTTYEAESGTTNATTVGPDRTYLTVAAEASGRRAVVLDSTGEYVQFTLTRPADALTLRYSIPDNAAGTGTSATLSLYADGSQVRDLDLSSKYSWVYGSYPYTNTPSQGAGHHFFDETRQIVGDFPAGTVLKFQKDAGDTAASYTLDLLETEQVAPAAAMPATGFVSAAALGATVDDGTDDTAALNSAVATAKSQGKGLWLPAGTFDISGHVNLTGIALRGAGEWATTLKGLNGKGGLFGQGGTNTVQDLTIAGDVSYRDDANFDAGIEGDFGSGSTVQDVWIEHTKVGLWIDAPTDGLLVHGLRIRDTFADGVNLHKGTANTEVRHTSVRNTGDDGLAMFSEGQAVRNSAFRFDTVQSPLLANAVGVYGGNANRAEDNLLADTVTGSAGIAISSRFAPVPFSGTTSVQRNTLLRTGGLEPNWNSRFGALWIYADSSDITAPVLVQDLDILDSTYSGLLLSYQRTISNLTVRNVRIQNTGAYGVEIISNGSGSFSGVTVTGTASGGLSTSGTFTVDRGTGKTGW, from the coding sequence GTGGACGCGTCGTCGAGCGTCAGCCGGTACACGCCCTTCCTGCTGCCGCCCCGCAGCCGGGCGATCGTCACCGGCCTGCGCCCGCCGCCGAGCTCGGACCATGCGGGTTTCACGGGTTCGGGTTTCGTCGGTGGTTTCACCGACGGGAACAGGGGCGGTGCGTCGACGGCGTTCGCGGTGCAGTCGGCGGTGGCGGGTGCGGGGTCGGTGCGGATCCGCTACGCGAACGGGACGGGTTCGGCGATGACGTTGAGCCTGTCGGTGAACGGTGTGAAGGTGCGGCAGGTGAGTCTGCCGGCGACGGCGAACTGGGACACCTGGGGGACGAGCGAGCAGGCGGTGACCTTCGCGGCCGGGGCCAACACGGTGGCGCTGAGCTTCAGCACGGCCGACAGCGGCAACGTCAACCTCGACAACATCACCGTCACCACCCCCACCGCCCCGACCACGCCGCCCACCACCACACCGCCCACCACCACACCGCCCACCACCACACCGCCCACCACCACACCGCCCACCACCACGCCGCCGGCCGGCAGCCCCACCCACCAGGCGGAGGACGCGTTCTTCTCCGGCGGCCCGTCCCTCGCCACCGCCGCCACCGGCTCCACCGGCACCGGCTACCTCACCGGCTTCACCGCGCAGGGCGCCCGCGTCGTCTTCTCGGTCGACACCCCCGCCGCCACCACCTACCCGGTCGTGGTGCGCTACCGCACCGCCGGCACCGCGGCCGCCTCGATCACCCTCGGCGCCAACGGCCTGAAGGTGCGGCAGGTCGCGCTGCCCGCCACCGCCGGCGCCTGGAGCACCGCCACCGTCGACGCCCCGCTGCGGGCCGGCCTCAACACGGTGACCCTGCGCACCGAGGCGGGCGACGGCGGCAGCCCCGACCTGGACGGCATCTCCGTCACAGGGTCGGCCGCCAACGCCGCCCGGGGCGCCACCGTGCCGTACACCACGTACGAGGCGGAGAGCGGCACCACCAACGCCACCACCGTCGGCCCTGACCGCACCTACCTCACGGTCGCCGCCGAGGCCTCCGGCCGGCGGGCCGTGGTGCTCGACAGCACCGGCGAGTACGTCCAGTTCACCCTGACCAGGCCCGCCGACGCGCTCACCCTGCGGTACTCGATCCCGGACAACGCGGCCGGCACCGGCACCTCCGCCACGCTCAGCCTGTACGCCGACGGCAGCCAGGTCCGCGACCTGGACCTGAGTTCCAAGTACAGCTGGGTGTACGGCTCCTACCCGTACACCAACACCCCCTCGCAGGGCGCCGGGCACCACTTCTTCGACGAGACCCGGCAGATCGTCGGCGATTTCCCGGCCGGCACGGTGCTGAAGTTCCAGAAGGACGCGGGCGACACCGCCGCCTCCTACACCCTGGACCTGCTGGAGACCGAGCAGGTGGCCCCGGCCGCGGCCATGCCCGCCACCGGGTTCGTCTCCGCCGCCGCCCTCGGCGCCACCGTCGACGACGGCACCGACGACACGGCCGCGCTGAACAGCGCGGTGGCCACCGCCAAGTCGCAGGGGAAGGGCCTCTGGCTGCCGGCGGGGACGTTCGACATCTCCGGTCACGTCAACCTCACCGGGATCGCGCTGCGCGGCGCCGGCGAGTGGGCCACCACCCTCAAGGGCCTGAACGGCAAGGGCGGCCTGTTCGGCCAGGGCGGTACCAACACCGTCCAGGACCTGACCATCGCCGGCGACGTCTCCTACCGCGACGACGCCAACTTCGACGCCGGGATCGAGGGCGACTTCGGCAGCGGCTCGACCGTCCAGGACGTCTGGATCGAGCACACCAAGGTCGGCCTCTGGATCGACGCGCCCACCGACGGGCTGCTCGTCCACGGCCTGCGGATCCGCGACACCTTCGCCGACGGCGTCAACCTGCACAAGGGCACCGCGAACACCGAGGTCCGCCACACCAGCGTCCGCAACACCGGGGACGACGGCCTGGCGATGTTCTCCGAGGGCCAGGCGGTCCGCAACTCGGCGTTCCGCTTCGACACCGTCCAGTCCCCGCTGCTCGCCAACGCGGTCGGTGTCTACGGCGGCAACGCCAACCGGGCCGAGGACAACCTGCTCGCCGACACCGTCACCGGATCGGCCGGCATCGCGATCAGCAGCCGCTTCGCGCCGGTGCCGTTCAGCGGCACCACCTCCGTGCAGCGCAACACCCTGCTGCGCACCGGCGGCCTGGAGCCCAACTGGAACAGCCGGTTCGGCGCGCTGTGGATCTACGCCGACAGCTCGGACATCACCGCCCCGGTGCTCGTCCAGGACCTCGACATCCTGGACAGCACCTACAGCGGACTCCTGCTCTCGTACCAGAGGACCATCAGCAACCTGACGGTCCGCAACGTGCGGATCCAGAACACCGGCGCCTACGGCGTGGAGATCATCTCCAACGGCTCCGGGAGCTTCTCCGGCGTCACCGTCACCGGTACCGCCTCCGGCGGGCTCAGCACCAGCGGCACCTTCACCGTCGACCGGGGGACCGGCAAGACCGGTTGGTGA
- a CDS encoding phosphotransferase, producing MKPAWSELGGGRRPVTIARLRGGSRKGVYRLTLDDASTVVVYRWAAAENYWPGADDEPGPGAGDTDRAQDPLSPASGLDLFEAAHRRLAALGVRTPRLHLADGSRTLHQADLAVVEDVPGENLETLLGRDPRAAEPVLARLADALGLLREHRAPYLGRTAPGGGNGGAPEARSCERLVVDRALADLAEAAARDARLDAAADRLAALVQAHGAAVGPRTEWGLVHGELGPDHVLVDRRGRPVLIDIEGLMHFDAEWEHAFLRIRFGEHYRWLAHHGLDEQRLRPARRHPCPGDGVRIPRVRGQAPRALPPGACPGAQSAVTACGSAR from the coding sequence GTGAAACCCGCATGGTCCGAGCTCGGCGGCGGGCGCAGGCCGGTGACGATCGCCCGGCTGCGGGGCGGCAGCAGGAAGGGCGTGTACCGGCTGACGCTCGACGACGCGTCCACCGTGGTCGTCTACCGCTGGGCCGCCGCCGAGAACTACTGGCCGGGGGCGGACGACGAGCCCGGACCGGGCGCCGGCGACACCGACCGGGCGCAGGATCCGCTCTCCCCCGCCTCCGGCCTCGACCTGTTCGAGGCCGCCCACCGGCGCCTGGCCGCCCTCGGGGTCCGCACGCCCCGGCTGCACCTGGCCGACGGCAGCCGCACGCTGCACCAGGCCGACCTGGCGGTGGTCGAGGACGTCCCCGGCGAGAACCTGGAGACCCTGCTCGGGCGCGACCCGCGCGCCGCCGAGCCGGTGCTGGCCCGGCTGGCCGACGCCCTCGGCCTGTTGCGGGAGCACCGCGCCCCGTACCTCGGCCGGACCGCCCCGGGCGGCGGCAACGGCGGTGCGCCCGAGGCCCGTTCGTGCGAGCGGCTGGTGGTCGACCGGGCGCTGGCGGATCTGGCGGAGGCCGCCGCCCGGGACGCCCGGCTGGACGCCGCAGCGGACCGGTTGGCGGCGCTCGTCCAGGCGCACGGCGCGGCCGTCGGCCCGCGCACCGAGTGGGGGCTGGTGCACGGCGAACTCGGCCCCGACCACGTCCTGGTGGACCGGCGGGGGCGGCCCGTCCTGATCGACATCGAGGGCCTGATGCACTTCGACGCCGAGTGGGAGCACGCCTTCCTGCGGATCCGTTTCGGCGAGCACTACCGGTGGCTGGCCCACCACGGCCTGGACGAACAGCGGCTTAGGCCCGCCCGCCGGCACCCCTGCCCGGGTGACGGCGTGCGGATCCCGCGCGTTCGGGGGCAGGCCCCGCGGGCATTGCCCCCGGGGGCCTGCCCAGGAGCTCAGTCGGCCGTCACCGCCTGCGGGTCGGCCAGGTAG
- a CDS encoding acyltransferase has protein sequence MSIIRSLSSAARTAGRRAAGRLVHRGWRWVQRAGAVSNDNPGPYRFGELGDGTKLAFPLGAVFNEQWITIGPFSIIGERVTISAGFLPGLDLGPEPIVRIGGGCVIGRDSHIVGHQSIVLGDDVWTGPGVYISDQAHEYRSTDLPIGKQWPRNEPVEIGAGSWIGTGAVILPGARLGRNVVVAAGSVVRGEVPDHSVVAGAPAKVVRSWTPDEGWQPPFRNDAPSPIPEGVTAEQLRALVGWDLRLPGEGAAQ, from the coding sequence ATGTCGATCATCCGTTCGCTGTCCTCCGCCGCCCGGACCGCCGGCCGTCGCGCCGCCGGGCGTCTGGTGCACCGCGGATGGCGGTGGGTGCAACGGGCCGGCGCCGTCTCCAACGACAACCCCGGCCCATACCGCTTCGGCGAGTTGGGGGACGGTACCAAGCTGGCCTTCCCGCTCGGCGCGGTGTTCAACGAGCAGTGGATCACCATCGGACCGTTCTCGATCATCGGCGAGCGGGTCACCATCAGCGCGGGCTTCCTGCCCGGACTCGACCTCGGCCCGGAGCCGATCGTGCGGATCGGCGGCGGCTGCGTGATCGGCCGGGACAGCCACATCGTCGGCCACCAGTCGATCGTGCTCGGCGACGACGTCTGGACCGGGCCCGGCGTCTACATCTCCGACCAGGCCCACGAGTACCGCTCGACGGACCTGCCGATCGGCAAGCAGTGGCCGCGCAACGAGCCGGTGGAGATCGGCGCGGGCAGCTGGATCGGCACCGGCGCGGTGATCCTGCCCGGCGCGCGGCTGGGGCGCAACGTGGTGGTGGCGGCCGGCTCGGTGGTCCGCGGCGAGGTGCCGGACCACAGCGTGGTGGCCGGAGCCCCGGCGAAGGTGGTCCGCAGCTGGACGCCGGACGAGGGCTGGCAGCCGCCCTTCCGCAACGACGCCCCGAGCCCGATCCCGGAGGGCGTCACCGCCGAGCAGCTGCGCGCCCTGGTCGGCTGGGACCTCCGGCTGCCCGGCGAGGGCGCCGCGCAGTGA
- a CDS encoding enoyl-CoA hydratase family protein → MTREVPFVRVSTADAVTTLELDSPHNRNALSTRLMAELTAGLAAAAADPAVRAVVLGHTGKVFCAGADLSEATGSDPTVGPRGLVDLQRALLDCPKPVIAVIDGHVRAGGLGLVGAADLAIAGPASTFAFTEVRLGLAPAVISLPLRPKLQPRAASRYYLTGETFDAAEAARIGLVTEAAEDVPGALKTLLDALRQGSPQGLAESKRLANAEVVRSFERDADELVALSARLFGSAEAQQGMRAFLERRPAPWAQ, encoded by the coding sequence ATGACCCGCGAAGTACCCTTCGTCCGCGTCAGCACCGCCGACGCCGTCACCACGCTCGAACTCGACTCGCCGCACAACCGCAACGCGCTCTCCACCCGCCTGATGGCCGAGCTCACCGCCGGGCTCGCCGCGGCGGCGGCCGACCCGGCGGTGCGGGCCGTGGTGCTCGGCCACACCGGCAAGGTGTTCTGCGCCGGCGCCGACCTCTCCGAGGCCACCGGCTCCGACCCCACGGTCGGGCCGCGCGGGCTGGTCGACCTGCAGCGGGCCCTGCTCGACTGCCCGAAGCCGGTGATCGCGGTGATCGACGGGCACGTCCGGGCCGGCGGCCTCGGCCTGGTGGGCGCCGCCGACCTGGCGATCGCCGGGCCCGCCTCCACCTTCGCCTTCACCGAGGTGCGGCTCGGGCTGGCGCCGGCCGTCATCTCGCTGCCGCTGCGCCCCAAGCTGCAGCCGCGGGCGGCCTCGCGCTACTACCTCACGGGTGAGACCTTCGACGCGGCCGAGGCGGCCCGGATCGGCCTGGTCACCGAGGCCGCCGAGGACGTGCCCGGCGCGCTGAAGACGCTGCTGGACGCGCTGCGGCAGGGCTCGCCGCAGGGCCTCGCCGAGTCGAAGCGGCTCGCCAACGCCGAGGTGGTCCGCTCCTTCGAGCGGGACGCGGACGAGCTGGTCGCGCTGTCGGCGCGGCTGTTCGGCTCGGCCGAGGCCCAGCAGGGGATGCGGGCCTTCCTGGAGCGCCGGCCGGCGCCCTGGGCGCAGTGA
- a CDS encoding maleylpyruvate isomerase family mycothiol-dependent enzyme, whose translation MEINEHIEALDREGTLLADAAAATDLGAPVPTCPGWLLRDLVLHTGQVHRWAAAHVAQARTEPLDEAGQEAAWGPVPADAELVGWFRAGHAGLLDALRGAPADLDCWTFLPAPSPLAFWARRQAHETAVHRFDAEAAAGPTGPPAGTGPALDGIDELLRAMLVRPRAKLRSERPRTLAVRPTDGPTSWLVTITREPVTVALADGPADLTVTGPARDLFLLLWNRLRPEDVGCEGDRSLLDLWRETAVITWS comes from the coding sequence ATGGAGATCAACGAGCACATCGAAGCCCTGGACCGGGAAGGCACGCTCCTCGCCGACGCGGCCGCCGCCACCGACCTCGGCGCGCCCGTCCCCACCTGCCCCGGCTGGCTGCTGCGCGACCTCGTCCTGCACACCGGCCAGGTGCACCGCTGGGCCGCCGCCCACGTCGCGCAGGCCCGCACCGAACCCCTCGACGAAGCGGGGCAGGAGGCGGCCTGGGGGCCCGTCCCGGCCGACGCCGAGCTGGTCGGCTGGTTCCGGGCCGGCCACGCCGGCCTGCTGGACGCGCTCCGCGGGGCCCCGGCCGACCTGGACTGCTGGACCTTCCTGCCCGCGCCCTCGCCGCTCGCCTTCTGGGCCCGCCGCCAGGCCCACGAAACGGCCGTCCACCGCTTCGACGCCGAGGCGGCGGCCGGTCCGACCGGCCCGCCGGCCGGCACCGGGCCGGCCCTGGACGGCATCGACGAGCTGCTCCGGGCGATGCTGGTCCGCCCGCGCGCCAAGCTGCGCAGCGAGCGGCCCCGCACGCTGGCGGTCCGGCCCACCGACGGGCCCACGTCCTGGCTGGTGACCATCACCCGGGAGCCGGTGACGGTCGCCCTCGCGGACGGCCCCGCCGACCTCACCGTGACCGGGCCGGCCCGCGACCTGTTCCTGCTGCTCTGGAACCGGCTGCGGCCGGAGGACGTCGGGTGCGAGGGCGACCGCAGCCTGCTGGACCTCTGGCGGGAGACCGCGGTCATCACCTGGAGCTGA
- a CDS encoding ATP-grasp domain-containing protein: protein MTTSPAAPTTTTSGATATGSATATGAVTAGPAARLLLLAPRINETGLQLRTTAQRRGLAARTAPTYPVPEDLLATAAVHLYGGPLFADAVGRELGLALLDAAPDWLTTLPAGLTGRRIECLPLADARRLRRPAFLKPPVDKLFPARIYPDGSGLPGPDALDDGTLVLVSDIVTFAREYRLFVLDGAVHAASRYAVDGALSVAPLDADPYREQALAFAAEVLAGCAGSLPSAVVVDIGLLAGPAAAPTPSWSVVEANPAWASGGYACDPDAVLDVVLRAAGPAGELRDADRRFCRELPQVVR from the coding sequence ATGACCACCAGCCCGGCCGCCCCCACCACGACGACCAGCGGCGCCACCGCGACCGGCAGCGCCACCGCGACCGGCGCCGTCACGGCCGGGCCCGCCGCCCGTCTGCTCCTGCTCGCGCCCCGGATCAACGAGACCGGACTCCAGCTGCGCACGACCGCGCAGCGGCGGGGGCTGGCGGCCCGCACGGCACCCACCTACCCGGTGCCCGAGGACCTGCTGGCCACCGCGGCCGTCCACCTGTACGGCGGGCCGCTCTTCGCCGACGCGGTCGGCCGCGAGCTGGGCCTCGCGCTGCTGGACGCCGCACCGGACTGGCTGACCACCCTGCCCGCCGGGCTGACCGGGCGCCGGATCGAGTGCCTTCCGCTGGCCGACGCGCGCCGGCTGCGCCGTCCGGCGTTCCTCAAGCCCCCCGTGGACAAGCTCTTCCCCGCCCGGATCTACCCGGACGGCAGCGGCCTGCCCGGCCCGGACGCACTGGACGACGGCACCCTCGTGCTGGTCAGCGACATCGTCACGTTCGCGCGGGAGTACCGGCTGTTCGTCCTGGACGGCGCGGTGCACGCGGCGAGCCGCTACGCGGTGGACGGCGCGCTCTCCGTGGCACCGCTGGACGCCGACCCGTACCGCGAGCAGGCGCTGGCCTTCGCGGCCGAGGTGCTGGCCGGCTGCGCCGGCAGCCTGCCGAGCGCGGTCGTGGTCGACATCGGGCTGCTCGCGGGGCCGGCGGCGGCCCCGACACCGAGCTGGAGCGTGGTGGAGGCCAATCCGGCCTGGGCCAGCGGCGGTTACGCCTGCGACCCGGACGCGGTGCTGGACGTGGTGCTGCGCGCGGCCGGCCCGGCCGGCGAGCTGCGCGACGCCGACCGGCGGTTCTGCCGGGAGCTCCCGCAGGTGGTCCGCTGA
- a CDS encoding GNAT family N-acetyltransferase: protein MTDRLTVRPYTPADEDTAVRIWSRAARLAHPFLADEGTGARERKMREVYLVLADHWIAELDGAPVGVLGLLGAEIGGLFVAPEAQGRGVGRALVGQAALLHGALTLEVYEKNTAARRFYARVGFTEQSRRPDEEYDEVLLKLARPAP from the coding sequence ATGACCGACAGGCTGACCGTCCGCCCTTACACCCCGGCGGACGAGGACACGGCGGTGCGGATATGGTCCCGGGCCGCCCGCCTCGCCCACCCCTTCCTCGCGGACGAGGGGACGGGCGCCCGCGAGCGGAAGATGCGCGAGGTGTACCTCGTCCTGGCGGACCACTGGATCGCCGAACTCGACGGCGCCCCGGTGGGGGTGCTCGGTCTCCTCGGCGCCGAGATCGGCGGCCTCTTCGTGGCCCCCGAGGCCCAGGGCCGGGGCGTCGGCCGGGCGCTGGTCGGGCAGGCGGCGCTCCTGCACGGCGCGCTGACCCTGGAGGTCTACGAGAAGAACACCGCGGCCCGGCGGTTCTACGCCCGGGTGGGCTTCACCGAGCAGAGCCGGCGCCCCGACGAGGAGTACGACGAGGTGCTGCTGAAGCTGGCCCGGCCGGCGCCCTGA